The genomic stretch CTATAGAGGGACAACTGTGATATCAACCACAGGTGACACAGCCTAAAGAAAATGACTGGTTAAAACTGGTAATCTGTATGTTTTCTTAACACTGTAAAAGTGAGCAGaccataataaagaaaaatatcatgCATATGCTTGCatatgaatataaaaaaaaatggaaaataaaaattagtcATAAATTTTGGGTCATGTGCTAAGCTTTAGCAGACAAAAAAAGAGTGCTGAAAAGCATAAGAGGAACTAACCTTCTTTacataaaactaaaacaaatatgaaatgtCATCATGTACATCATTATTTGAGGTCTgaacagtgctttttttttaacataagtaacTATGTTATGCCCTGTTCTTAATGGTGTAATAGCATTTGGAGATGATAGTGTCTAGGGATTTGAAAGAAGGAGATGGGGGCTTATTGGGAATAAGTAGTTTATCATGGGTAGTACAGACACATTAAGGGTTGCCTTCTACTGTTTTGAAGAGTGGGTTGCAGTTTGGTGATGCCTAAATATGTGATTTTAACAATGTGTAAAAGAATAGATGATACTTGGACTGTGTCATTACTGAACAAATTTGGACCAGATGATAGTCTACTcagaaattttaaataaagtctCTATAAAGTGTACTGTTTCAGATAGTGAGTAGGAAGAATTTTGGAGGAATAGCGGTATATCATCTGCACAAAGGCTCATCTACTGCTGTGTATTTTTCCTTGAATTTGAGGAATAGCTGCAGCAAGTTTAATGACGATGGCAAATAAAAGAGGACAGAGAAGCCATCCTTGCCTAGTACCACTGTGTGAAGCATAGCACTGTGATATTAGACATTAGATATTGGTAATAACTGTTGCCATTGGTGCTGTGTACAAAACCCTTAACAAACAACAGTAATGCACTAACTACCaatattcttcttcttcccctTGCAAACAATGGATTGGACCCCCTTTCACCATCAGAActtccttaattctttgtggcacagattcaacagtttgctggaaacattcctcagagattttggtccatatcaacATGACTGCATCAAacatttgctgcagatttatcagcTGCACATGATGAGAATGTCCTGTTCCACTACATGCCAATgttgctctattggactgagatttggtgactgtggatgccatttgagtacagtgaacacactgtgatgttcaagaaaccattcTGAGCTGATCTGAGGTTTGTAAtatagtgggggggggggggggggggggggggggtatcttcAGTTGATCGTGGTGTAGTGACgatagacaggaaagtggggagacagaaagagagaagggaagCAGTTCGTCGCAGTACATCAGATCAGGTGGTTATGGTGCCAGAAATTCCATCTGTATGTTGCTCAGGCCCTCAAACAACCCAGTGAACCTGCAGTTTACAGTTTATTGGAAATTGGAAGACATATGAAAGTGATTACAATACTAATGCAGTTTCCAATTCAATCTCAGAGAAAGCTTCATCAGGTCTAAATGCTGAAAAAATAGATACCATACttaaaagtgcatttttatCTTACATGTAAAAAAATCTGTTAGCAATATCATTCAGTGACTACTGTCCTGAATGAGACAGTTTAGTGCACACACCTCCTTgtgaacacagacagaaactgCCTGCTCTGAGCTACTTTGCCTACATGTAAAATCTCCTCAAGGGAGGATACCTGTTGGTTAAGTTTAGGTTTCAGGGAGAAGAAAGCATCTCTTTGATTTACTATGTTTACTCTCCCCTCCCGTCTCTTTCATCCCTTTCTCTCGGCTCTTTAAAAGGTCGTGGGCTATGCTGGAGTGTCTGCAAACTCAGGACTTACATTCAGGTCACGGAAGTATTCATTGTAGTCCAGGGCATAGCCAACAACAAACCGGTTGGGAATTTCAAAACCAACGTCTGATaatgcaaacacagacatgaaTGTTAAAGAGTATTCTGATTTGCGTAACTTTAAACAAagatttcatgttttcttaGTCTTCTGAATAAACCAGGATCTAGTAGCTGTGATATTGCACATAAGTGCtagaaatacacattttaaggCCTTTACTTGAGCTAATTATGAACTGCAACAAGTAAATCTCAGCTATTGTGGATGACTGATAGGTGCTAATGAAACAATCTCACCTGAAACCACACATCTGATTAAGTGAGCAAGAAAACCAAGTGACACGTGTTAGAATGAAAATCTAACACCCAGAGCTTAAATTCCAGAAAAGAACACCATGGTGAAAAGAGAAAACTTCAAAGGTATGTGactttgactttttcttttttttttttttaccaagtgGCCACCTCTGCAGCTGAAAAGTTAAGCTAACAATGATGTGAGAAAATCTGCAGTACGTTATTAAGGTTTGCATGAAAATGAATGTGTTGCATTAGATTTTTTGCTAGACCTAGAGTTACTGAACTGGACCACATGGggtatacttagtttttcacctACTATTTTAGGATTTTGGCTTATTTTTtgtataataaataatgatgtgGGgtaatgtgttgttgttcacatgtggatgtatttaaataattttagaaccTGAAGACCAGATGACTTATTATTTCCTGATATGTAGAACCTTAGAATTAAAAGAGAATCTACTTTCTTTTCACAAAGACTGTAGCCAGTGGATAATATTTATAACCTAATGCTATATTTGTAAACTGGGCAAAAACTGACACCCTGAACTCCAGGAGGTCACTCAGAAGTAGTCCTTCTTGTCTCAATTTATGCATCTTCCCCTATTATCAACACAATGAATGAGGTAAGGCACCTTGCAGAGTATATACACTTCTATTTTGAGATTAACTGTGGGAGGTCTATCAGGTCAGAACACATCCCTGATAATGAGCAAAGTGCTACTTGCTCAGAATTGCTCAGAAACCACTAAACTTCAAAAAACGTGGAAAAAAAGATACATGAAACAAACTGGCACAGTGTGGGTATGACGAAGATTAAAACCAAAGGGATAGTTACAGTCTGTCAGACTTTCAGCCATGTTAGGGACCCTcttcaccagcagcctgaaacaCATAAAATGATGAAGCTAATTACcgtcaaatgtaaaattatgtttaaagcatcaaaaatgtgactttttttcagtttaatttaaagaAGTTTATTGGCACAAAAAAACATGGTGGCAAGACACagacttgaatttttttttttttttttaatttacatttctgGAGTGTTTTCACAATCCAGAGGAAATAAACTTTCAACATGAACCATGTGTGAGAGATGTTTATCATGTTTCTGTAATCTTGGGAATGCATAGGAACAGCCCACGGACAGAAGATAGCAGTGACTGTGGACAAGTGATATCTTCTCGTGCTCGTCACACACTTGGCATTTCCTTTACAGGGGAAAATACAGACAACTAAAAAACTGCTCACCCCGCAACCTTGACCATCTTGGGTTCAAAGGTCTCTACATGCTTCAGAAGGGCCTTCATGGTCTTTCCTGTGTCAACTATGGCCTGAGGAAAGGGAAGAGCaaaggaagagaaggagagatGAGGAGGAAAGCACATAGGATATTTGAGAGCAGACAAAAGAGCaagatacagtgctgtgcaaaagtcttgagacacaactcatttctttatattttgcttccaaggagccagattttcttgtattttaaagtGGTTTGGAGCAGTAGTTCTTaaagctttctgaaggtcttcttGGGAAATTGTTTGCTTTTTCATGCATCCAGTCCTTGTAGTCAACCATCAGAAGAATGCTGAGACAActtagaaacaaaaaacaatcttAAACTGTAACTTTAGGCACTTTTTAATGAACAGCGTGtcacaaaaagatttttctttgcttgaatttatgaaaaatggcaaagataacacagtttggcaggcataaaatagtacttTGGACCAGGAAGGTGTTTCACAAAGAGCTATTGGCAAAAAAAACCCTGGTGTATCTtaacatggtgtgcagtgtgtccttataaaatctgaggaaactagACAagtggacaaaagaagaagtggcaggcctaaaaactatctacagcagatgaacactatctgaaagtcatagccttaagaagaaggaaaaaatccagcaaagaccttaCATGagatctgagagatgcatctggtccttcagttgatccacccACTGTTTGCCAAATCcccatcagaaatggtcttagTGGAAGGGTGActatcaagaagccattcttaaccCCACCTCTAAgtgagaggccagccaccctttggagaaaggtcatttcctctgcttgtcattctttcagtcactacccaaagttcGTGATCATAGGTGatggtagggatgtagattgactggtaaatcgatagctttgcttttatgctcagctctctcttcactacAACGGACCTGTACACAGTCCGTATCAGGTCTGTATCACTATGGCTGCAGTGATACAGACCTGTACAGAGTCCGTATCACTGCAGCCATAgtcccaatccatctgtcaatctcccactccccaCTCCCCTCTTCCCTTGAACTTGACCCAAAGACACTTAAACTCTTTCATtaggggcagcaacttgtccctgtcctggagtgggcactcaaCCCTTTACCagcagcttgatggctccctctACCACCAGTGGGAGAGGAAGCCGGACaaacctggcacacctaaatgtacagtgagggtgcgctgggaatccTTGGCAGAGGTCACAGTccacgagatcttcaactcccacctccggtaGAACTCCACagaatgatgaatccaaattagaaatttttggtttaaattgtTGCATGtttggaggaggtcaggagagaggcatGAGATCATCTGTCTTGTCTACAgtcagctgtaaaacacaacagatctgtcatgatttggggctgcatttcagccagtagtggacatcttgtcaaaattaacaGAATTGCAAACCCAGAAAAGtagcatcagattttgatccacaaatcaataacatctggaaagcatcttaTTGtcaactgtttcatttttcattatgacaatgataccaaacacactgccagtgcaatAGAAGCATActtgatagaaaaacacacagtggaacactatcagtcattgaTTGGCCttcccagagcccggacctcaataTTGAAGCAGCCTGGAATCACTTTGatggagaacagaacaaaaaaacagccaacacccgaagaagagctttgaatggccttcaagaagcctggagaactattcctgaagagtatttaaagaaattacaagaaagcttgcttgagagagttcaggttgtATtgacaccaaatattgacatttattagaattgtacaaactctgttcttgccttatatactgtatttccatttatgtttacgtttttcaataaatatctacacctatttcccattttcctagaaaaaaatgcaaagaaatgaggggcagCACAAGACTTCTGCACAAATACTGATAATGTTAAATAGGTTAATGTATTGATGAGTGATTAATGAGTGGTATctgagagaaaatatccagttttATAACAGGCAATACTTCAAGTTTTCAGTTGCATGCCTTTGAGAGGTTAAACATGGTATAACTGACTAAGATTACATTGAACTTGAGTTGAACTTGAGCAGCTGTACCGAACTATCtgttaactttttctttttcatctgaAGCTATTAGAGCAGCCTTTTTATCATGCACTGCCCTTGTAACTATGTGCTTATGTGTTTCTGACTTGAGTCCAGAATCCTTTACAACTGTAACATGAACTCGAAGAGGAAAATAATTAgttctttttgtctgtgtgtggacCTAAACCACAACAAGGATACTGGCTTTTCAAAAGGAAAGTAAACGGTATCTCAAAGGTGGCAAAAATGGTGCTAATTTGAAAGGGTTCAtttgacataaataaaaaaaatgtataaacacacactcacctcAACAATGAGCACACTCTTGGTatcgtgaaaaaaaaagaacagaaaaagattAGAGAACCTTTGAATTTTAATACTGTTCAGGGAAAAATAAAGGCAGTGTTGTGTCCTTGAAATTCTTAGAGATGGTATCTATAGCAGCAATGTTGGCAGTATCTTCAGCGtcttaacaaaaacacagacgaCTCATTCTCTTCTCCACAGTAATGAACATCTGTGTCTACAGTGAGCAAAAGTCACCTCAGAGCAGCACACTTTCCTTGCTGCAAGCTTTTAAATGAATTCTGGTTCCCTTGGCTGGGTATATGGGACTCTTTGTGAGAGCAGTGGAGTATCTATGGTTTTGGGGAGAGTGATCGGAGAGAATGCAGGCACCCGGCCAGTGTTCCCGGTCTACACCTGAACACTCTTACATAACGCAAGTAAAGAACACAAAAACTCAAGAATAACTAACCTGTCTTACTGCCTGCTGCAAACTATGGAGCCAGTTGGACAACAAATGTGTACTGGCAATTATTTCACTGTGTATGGCATCATTGTTTGGGATTTTATAGTTCTCCTAGCATCTCTAAATGAGGTGTTTTGACTTGTTTCTGTAATTAAATCAATCAGTCTTGACTTTGGTGATTCCATCTAATGTTTACCTCGTTAAAACTGGGGGAGGTAGTAATTTGGAGAGGCAAAAAACCTGctaatttacatttttgcttttactgGAAATttacagtggagagagagagaaaagagagcatTCAGTAACTGTCCAGGCTAGTTGAGACAAACAAGATTTTAGGCTATCCACCTTTTAGCATTTTGTAATTCAAGTGATCTGAGAAGAAACTAGTTGTCTGTACCTCCTCAGGGCTCTGCTTTCAGGTTTTAGAAACTCTAACCTGTGAGGCAAGACTTTGGTGGGGTGGCTAAATGGTTTAAATAGATGAGCTTCGTGCATTCAAATGGGGTTCTCTTCCTGTGGCTTGACTCCTTTTAGCAAATAGTCACATTGCCACCCTTGTCTGGTGGGAGAGGCTTTTTGAAAGAGAcctgaaggaggaggactaTATTTTCCCAATTTGTACCAACTGCAACTTTACCTTTCTTATTTTGTCCTGTAAATACACTccctggtcaaaaaaaaaaaaaaggtcacacactaatatttcgtTGGACTGcatttagctttgattacacGATGCATTCGCTGTTGTTtcaataagcttctgcaatgtcacaagatttatttccacccagtgttgcattaattttttaccaagatcttgcagtgatgatggcagattctgaccactgcgcaaagccttctccaacacatcccaaagattctcagtggggttgaggtctggactctgtggtggacaacgtgtgaaaatgatgtctcatgctcccagaaccactctttcacaatttgagctcgatgaatcctggcattgtcatcttggaatattaccgtgccatcagggaagaaaaaatccattgatggaataacctggtcattcagtatattcaggtagtcagctgacctcattctttgagcacataatgttgctgaacccagacctgaccaactgcagcaaccccagatcatagcactgcccccacaggcttgtacagtaggcactCGGCACGATGGATGtatcacttcacctgcctctcttcttaccctgatgtgcccatcactctggaacagggtaaatctggactcatcagaccacatgaccttcttccacTGCTCCAaagtccaatctttatgctcccttGCAAATTAGCCTTTTTTTCCGATTAGCCTCACTGATTAATGGCTACAAAGCTGATCAGTCCCAATCCCTTGAGTTCCCTTCGCATTGTGcatgtggaaatgctcttaatttcactattaaacatgtGCTACTGTTTAATAGTTtaatactgttgtttttctttgatttgatttcaccaaacgtttaagtgatcgccgatcacgatcattcaggattttttccagccacatttcttcctcaaaGATGATGGGTccccactatccttccagtttttaataatgcgttggacagttcttaacccaattttagtagtttctgaaatctccttagatgttttctctgcttgatgcatgccaatgatttgacccttctcaaacagactgacatcttttccacgacCATGCGAGGTGTCTTTcgacatggttgtttaagaaatgagaagcaactcattgcaccagttggggttaaataacttgttgccagcaGAAAGATAATCACCcgtgcagtaattatccaataaGAGGTTCAtacctatttgcttagttaaatccagttggcgacttttttttttttggccaggcagtgtatgaTAACTTTTTAATTACCTCTTGATGGAATAAATATTAGTTCATCAATGAAATACTGACCTGGTGGTAACGCTAGAGAAAAACCTAAATTTAAATTGGTTATGAGTGATTCTTATGCACCAAACTGCACAAATTCTCCCTATGATGTCAATCAAGGAGGATATCATTAATATGGCCATCTCAGGCACAGTTCTGGCTTTGAGCACATCAACCCTTGCAGTCTACCTGTTTGCACGTGGCAGtcagtcagaagaaagttgcCTTAAAGGGATGGGAAAGGGGGACAAAATGTGTTGTTTCAGGCAGAGGcacagtataagataaataatgattattttgaactgtgaatccagcaaagctactctagtaatgacccacaataaaaatatagagcTGGACAACCCAAATTATAGCATTTCACCAGGTCTTACTTAAGCAACAGATCATAGTATGACCTAGGAATAAGATGTGTGGATGTTACAAGTTGACAGCAGCACAGGGTGAGAGGGAATTTAATGAGGAACTTTCAAAAGCGGTGACGAATGCTGTTGGTTGACATGCGAGTTATGGAAACCAAAGAACCTGTTCATGTCACCTCACTTATCAACACAACGTTTACATTACTGAGCTGACATTATGCTGGTATCACAAAAACCCCATACTCAACTTGGAGCTGTGCCTCAGAAACATTTCTCTAAGGAAATGATGATGACTGATAATTAGTTTTTTTGATAATGTATGAGACTTGTGGGAGGCTTGTGTGTAACATTTCCATCCAGATGAAGAATTATGACAAgagcactgttttttttaatgatttacgCTTTCTATATAAGGTGCCTGTCAGATTATCTGTTTTTATTCCCTCTGACCTTCTTACCTGCAGTGAAAATACATGTTAGATAAAGTATATTTTGACAGCTTACGTCAAAGAATTCAacatcagtcttttttttaagcaaatgcATTCTGGCACATCTGCACATCAATTCAGCTGACTTGGTAACATTTCTTCTGCCTATGTCAGAGAATAATGCTGTGACTGGGGGGCAATTCCTCATGATGCCATAGACTGTGTCCTTACAGGTTCCTCGGTCCCTGCCAGAGCTCAAGCAGGGAGAGACAGTCAATGAATTTGCCTTCATTTGCCTAAAATCTCAGATTCACAGCCAGCCTGGAGAACGATTAGAGGATGACGTGGTGAGCAAGCCTCCAGAGTTGGAGTATAAGGGTGTAGTCTGGTCTAAGGgtaagtttaaaaaatgtaactgtGTGTCCTTGTTCACTTGGGGAAAATTTCCACCTCCAGACAGATTAGCTGACAGCTCCCTCTTGAGGCTAAGGTAGTTTCTTTATAAAAAGCATAgaacagaatgcctttattgtcattatacagaatgtacaatgagattggagaaataaaaatattacccTGACACGGAGTTCTGATTAATTACAATCACACACCTTTCCACGTAGAAAAGACAGATCTCGGCATCCTATAATGTGCAGGTCCTCAGTCGATTGGTCAttctggagaagaaaaaaaaagctgattcaTATTTTGCAATGCAAaattttgccctttttttttttttttactcaaaaaACTCAGTTACAATAGATGGTTTTTAACAGTAATTTCCAGCCAGGGATACATGCTGCACTACAATTAATTGCAGTGGTTTTCAAGCCAAAATTCTAAGGCACATCTCTAAATATTCAATCAGATATTTCAAATACAGTAATTTGCTTAAACTATGAATATAaagctgtaaatattttttttctaaatagaCTAGCAGTTAAAATGCTAGCTAATAGTATGAATTAGTAGCTAAAATTGATACAGTACAAACAAAATAAGGACTGCTTCATGCTGGCCACTAAGCTTAATGAAATGTATAGCTATTAAACAAAGTAGCTGTAAAAAGTAAAGGAagaattgataaaaaaaaaaagaaggccaATCATTATGGATGGTTTAATAAGTAAGCTAATAAAAAATTTCAATTGTAAACTAGGTTTAGTTGAACTCATTTAAACACAGAAGGTGTTGGAGGGGTTTTTAGTTCATCAGATGGCAGTGTGGGAATTTCAGATGAAGAAGTTGGGAAACAATGATCTATTATGCATTTGGTCAAACACAAgcacaacactgaaaaaagaaCTTTGTGGTACATAACACAACTGCACAGGGGAAGTAGGGATAGGGAGTAATATTTCACAAAGTCTCTGAGATAAAATATCCTTAACATAAACAAAGATGTGAACTCTGAGGAAGCACGGCACTTAAAGCTTTGAAGAATGAAGGCTTTGAAGTTAGACTTGGGATGCTATAGATGCATCACTTGGATAAGAGCAGCAGTGGCATGGACAAAATTCCAGCCTGGGGGCAGATCACATGTCTCCATCATGAGCGGCAAGATTGACTTAATGCATGGTCACTCAAACACAGTCACAGCAAAGAAACCACTACTTCACACCATGTTGCTGACATCAAAATACAATAAACAGGAATCAGAAAAACTTTAGTGTAAGAATATTTATGATGTTTTCAAGCATATGCTTTTGTATGGACTCctaacttttgttttttatatttagatGTGACTGTTGCcagttttgtactttttgtctTCATCTTCTGTTCTGGTGAATGCAACAGCAAGCTGCTGCATTCAACTGCCCTCACAGGGTTAAATAAAGCTATAATAAACTGAACTTAATTTGGTATTTAAATAACTCGTGCAGCCCTGTAACTGCCAATATTCTGGTAAACTTGCCCTACTGGGGAAGAAAAACGCTCTTGTCTTGGCATTGTGGAATATCGCCTAACTCAGGCTGTCCTCGTAGCTGCTTTAACCTCCCTGAAAGCCGGTGAATCCTCCCTTGTGCTCAAAAGGGAGTGAAGAAATGTGACCACATGCAGCTAAAAACAAATCAGATCCTTTTAGATGTGCTGCTTGCAACAAATCAAACAAGTGACTTAGCTGACAGTTGATATAATTGCTACCACTGCTACAGTTCATCCATTCCAGGTGTTAGACTCCATCATGACATGAGCTGTTTTTCTTGGCAGCAACAGCTGCACCAATTAGCGGTTTGCTATTTTCATGACCTAAACTGTGCAGTCACTCCACATTGAATCGTCCTTGAGGTGCCCTGTGTGATTGTTTTGCACTAAACATGAACAACAGTGACATCTGGTGGCTCAGGCCAAAGTCTCAAAGTTACATAAGAGGATGGTAAAGATGGGATAGTGAGTCTGTGCAGAGAAGAAGGGCTATAGCAAAAATGAGTTTGATCATCATCATGTAATATTtacttaaagaaaaaagcacaGGAAGATGTGCCTCACAAAGTTCCTGACATGAGTGCAGCATGGATGCTGCACTCATGTCACATGTTGTGAATTTGTgaaacttgctttttttttttttttttttcccctgcactACCCACCAGGTAGCTCTTCAGACGGATGAACTCCACCCGCGTCTCCAGGTACTTGTTGGAATTGCGGCCGAGAATCTTGATGAACTCCACCAGATCGGCGCAGAATTTGTAGCCTCCCTTCAGTACGCACAGCACCATTATGTTGTCATCCTGAAAGTCATCCATGATGTAGTGAGCCAGACGTTCTGTCCTGTAAGAAATCAGAATATTTATAAAACTtatattactactactactactaatatcACTCGTGTTCTTATGAGATTCAGTATACATAGCATGTAAATTTTACATAGAAAAAGTACATAGAAAAGCACATTAACATGTGTCTCATTGCAGATACATATGTTAAACCTTTAAAATGAGGAGGCA from Archocentrus centrarchus isolate MPI-CPG fArcCen1 chromosome 20, fArcCen1, whole genome shotgun sequence encodes the following:
- the prtfdc1a gene encoding phosphoribosyltransferase domain-containing protein 1, which codes for MDKAGMKRGIVIKDDWPGYSLDLFTYPEHYHDDIESVYIPHGVIMNRTERLAHYIMDDFQDDNIMVLCVLKGGYKFCADLVEFIKILGRNSNKYLETRVEFIRLKSYLNDQSTEDLHIIGCRDLSFLRGKSVLIVEAIVDTGKTMKALLKHVETFEPKMVKVAGLLVKRVPNMAESLTDYVGFEIPNRFVVGYALDYNEYFRDLNHICVISRTGKMKYKI